From a single Rubrobacter tropicus genomic region:
- a CDS encoding MMPL family transporter: MFGKRGLFGALGRISAGHPWLVLAFWALAALAAAPAAEGVGGRLSAAVEVPAGSEPAAVSGILEGEFPGRDPEQLVLAVRSGDGGPRAGEPAYERAVDRAVGAVADVPGVGSVTTHRDGAERLAGLNGRAEAVLVGIEGADAARAQEVVGEVREALEGVEKPPSMDFLVTGDAAVYLDATELSDRDVARAETTALPITLTVLVVAFGALVAAFLPLVVAVVAIVLALGALFLATDHLTVSIFAQSVVTILGLAVGIDYALLMVNRFREELGRGLPSREAAEKTAATAGRTVAFSGGTVAVSMAALLVPPVEAVRSIGVAGLLVVLAAVAASVTAVPAMLALLGGRVNAPRFLHRLTARTRGEGFWRALAGAVLSRPVPYALAVTALLAALALPLLGARIYNPAERQIGTAAESRQGLEVLNGLGLGGTMDALDVVVDLGEGESFYGSDAVADVDRLARDLEGLDGVDLVVGPTTTTGKQDDVPAEFLKRFYASERAAAASPVADLAKTTLGAGGRYVLLQVLPEGRLGPEEAGPFVGRVEEAAQAGAPGGGAVMVGGFPAENLEYAAAVNGSLPLAVAAVFGATFVLLLLAFRSLAVPLLSILMNTLSVGAALGLLVLVFQEGVGGGLFGLPEGGLGSLEEILPVTVFAVTFGLSMDYQVFLLSRVQEEHLAGRGVAESVSRALSSTGRVISFAALIMLVVFAAFLTSELAAVQALGFGLAAAVLLDATLVRLVLVPALLRLAGDRLWWLPGRPGGPLPAVEGRGPESSPGPEEAGSNRGTRAPGRPGRPRSRERL; this comes from the coding sequence ATGTTCGGCAAGAGAGGGTTGTTCGGGGCGTTGGGCAGGATCTCGGCCGGTCACCCCTGGCTCGTGCTCGCGTTCTGGGCGCTCGCAGCGCTCGCGGCGGCGCCGGCGGCCGAGGGGGTCGGCGGGCGCCTGAGCGCCGCGGTCGAGGTCCCGGCCGGCTCCGAGCCCGCGGCGGTCTCCGGCATCCTCGAGGGCGAGTTCCCGGGCAGGGACCCCGAGCAGCTCGTCCTCGCGGTGCGCTCCGGGGACGGGGGCCCGCGCGCGGGCGAGCCGGCCTACGAGCGGGCCGTGGACCGCGCCGTCGGGGCGGTCGCCGACGTGCCCGGCGTGGGGAGCGTCACCACCCACCGCGACGGCGCGGAGAGGCTCGCGGGGCTCAACGGCCGGGCGGAGGCGGTCCTCGTGGGGATCGAGGGCGCCGACGCCGCCCGCGCGCAGGAGGTCGTCGGCGAGGTCCGCGAGGCGCTCGAGGGCGTCGAGAAACCCCCCTCGATGGACTTCCTCGTCACGGGCGACGCCGCCGTCTACCTCGACGCCACCGAGCTCTCCGACAGGGACGTGGCGAGGGCGGAGACGACGGCGCTGCCGATCACCCTCACCGTGCTCGTCGTGGCCTTCGGGGCGCTCGTGGCCGCGTTCTTGCCCCTGGTCGTGGCGGTGGTCGCGATCGTGCTCGCGCTTGGCGCCCTGTTTCTCGCGACCGACCACCTCACCGTGAGCATCTTCGCCCAGAGCGTCGTCACCATCCTGGGGCTCGCGGTCGGCATCGACTACGCGCTCCTGATGGTCAACCGCTTCCGGGAGGAGCTGGGCCGGGGCCTACCATCACGCGAGGCGGCCGAGAAAACCGCCGCCACCGCGGGGCGCACGGTCGCGTTCTCCGGGGGCACTGTCGCCGTCTCCATGGCGGCGCTGCTCGTCCCGCCGGTCGAGGCGGTCCGCTCGATAGGCGTCGCGGGGCTTTTGGTCGTGCTGGCGGCGGTGGCCGCCTCGGTCACGGCCGTCCCGGCGATGCTGGCCCTCCTGGGCGGGCGGGTGAACGCCCCCCGCTTCCTGCACCGCCTCACCGCCCGGACCCGCGGCGAGGGCTTCTGGCGCGCCCTCGCCGGGGCGGTCCTCTCCCGCCCCGTCCCCTACGCCCTGGCGGTGACGGCGCTCCTCGCGGCCCTCGCGCTGCCCCTCCTCGGCGCCCGGATCTACAACCCGGCCGAGAGGCAGATCGGGACCGCCGCCGAGTCGCGCCAGGGACTCGAGGTCCTGAACGGCCTCGGGCTCGGCGGCACGATGGACGCCCTCGACGTGGTCGTGGACCTGGGCGAGGGCGAGAGCTTCTACGGCTCGGACGCGGTGGCGGACGTGGACCGCCTCGCCCGCGACCTGGAGGGCCTCGACGGGGTGGACCTCGTGGTCGGCCCGACAACCACCACCGGCAAGCAAGACGACGTACCCGCCGAGTTCCTCAAGCGTTTCTACGCCTCGGAGCGCGCAGCAGCGGCGAGCCCCGTGGCCGACCTGGCAAAGACGACCCTGGGCGCCGGCGGGCGCTACGTGCTCTTGCAGGTCCTCCCGGAGGGGCGCCTCGGGCCCGAAGAGGCGGGGCCGTTCGTGGGGCGCGTCGAGGAAGCGGCGCAGGCGGGGGCGCCCGGGGGGGGCGCGGTGATGGTGGGCGGCTTCCCGGCCGAGAACCTGGAGTACGCCGCCGCCGTCAACGGGAGCCTGCCGCTCGCCGTGGCGGCGGTGTTCGGCGCGACCTTCGTCTTGCTCCTGCTGGCCTTCCGCTCGCTCGCCGTCCCGCTGCTCTCTATCCTTATGAACACCCTGAGCGTCGGGGCTGCCCTGGGCCTCCTCGTCCTGGTCTTCCAGGAGGGCGTGGGCGGCGGGCTCTTCGGCCTCCCGGAAGGCGGGCTCGGCTCGCTGGAGGAGATCCTGCCAGTCACAGTCTTCGCCGTCACCTTCGGCCTCTCGATGGACTACCAGGTCTTCCTGCTTTCGCGGGTGCAGGAGGAGCACCTCGCGGGCCGGGGCGTCGCCGAAAGCGTGAGCCGGGCCCTGTCGTCCACGGGCCGGGTCATAAGCTTCGCCGCCCTCATCATGCTCGTGGTCTTCGCGGCCTTCCTGACGAGCGAGCTAGCCGCCGTGCAGGCGCTCGGCTTCGGGCTCGCCGCGGCCGTGCTCCTGGACGCCACCCTGGTCCGGCTCGTGCTCGTGCCGGCCCTGCTCCGCCTGGCCGGCGATCGCCTGTGGTGGCTGCCGGGCCGGCCGGGAGGGCCGCTGCCCGCGGTCGAAGGACGCGGCCCGGAGTCGTCGCCGGGACCGGAAGAGGCGGGCTCCAACCGCGGGACGCGGGCTCCTGGCCGGCCCGGGAGGCCGCGATCGAGGGAGCGGCTGTGA
- a CDS encoding site-specific integrase, whose translation MAADASGTAKGRAGEIALVPGTPPPGTLAELEGRAERYFRSARAPNTIKAYRHDVSDFEVWCKVDAGGLPPLPAAPATVALYLADLAGRGLKASTIRRRVASIAQLHQEADLEDPTKTKAVKNTYRGIVREIGSYQEGKAPMLGPTVRRVLSAFAGEHGPAAKRDRAILLAGLAGGYRVGELASLFVEDVEFEDGGAVVLLRGSKTDQQQAGTFKGIPHGRRPETCPVTHLRAWIGELRKTGRHAGPLFCAVGRYGNLRKGGMAADSVSRVVSKRAQAAGLDPERYTGHSLRAGLVTGASEGGASDKTIMDQSKHSNLATVNRYKRRSGLFKNNAADYLGL comes from the coding sequence GTGGCCGCGGACGCCTCGGGAACCGCGAAGGGGAGAGCCGGCGAGATCGCGCTGGTCCCAGGGACGCCGCCGCCCGGCACCCTGGCGGAGTTGGAGGGGCGGGCGGAGCGCTACTTCCGCTCCGCCCGCGCCCCGAACACCATCAAGGCCTACCGCCACGACGTCTCGGACTTCGAGGTGTGGTGCAAGGTGGACGCCGGCGGGCTCCCGCCGCTGCCCGCCGCGCCGGCGACGGTCGCGCTCTACCTGGCGGACCTCGCGGGCCGGGGCCTGAAGGCGTCGACGATCCGGCGCCGCGTCGCCTCCATCGCCCAGCTCCACCAGGAGGCGGACCTGGAGGACCCGACGAAGACGAAGGCGGTCAAGAACACCTACCGCGGCATCGTCCGCGAGATCGGATCCTACCAGGAGGGTAAGGCCCCCATGCTCGGGCCCACCGTCAGGCGCGTCCTCTCGGCCTTCGCCGGCGAGCACGGCCCGGCGGCGAAAAGGGACCGGGCCATCCTGCTCGCGGGGCTCGCCGGCGGCTACCGCGTGGGCGAGCTCGCCTCGCTGTTCGTCGAGGACGTCGAGTTCGAGGACGGCGGCGCCGTCGTGCTGCTCAGGGGCTCCAAGACGGACCAGCAGCAGGCGGGGACCTTCAAGGGCATACCGCACGGCCGTCGCCCGGAGACCTGCCCCGTCACCCACCTCAGGGCCTGGATCGGGGAGCTGAGAAAGACCGGCCGCCACGCCGGCCCGCTCTTCTGCGCCGTGGGGCGCTACGGGAACCTGAGGAAGGGTGGCATGGCCGCCGACTCCGTTTCCAGGGTTGTCTCCAAGAGGGCGCAGGCCGCAGGGCTCGACCCCGAACGCTACACCGGGCACTCCCTGAGGGCGGGGCTCGTCACCGGGGCTTCCGAGGGGGGTGCCTCGGACAAGACGATCATGGACCAGTCCAAGCACTCGAACCTCGCGACCGTCAACCGCTACAAGAGGAGGAGCGGCCTCTTCAAGAACAACGCGGCCGACTACCTGGGCCTATAA
- a CDS encoding phospholipase D-like domain-containing protein, translated as MRREDASEEPRPARGDGTGAVDRLLEALAADEALLARFAAPLWARVGRTVDFGNLQWAQNLLDDERAPDLVLRTLVREGALPGEEMPAVLEAGPLSRLLLRLATGEEAATPAREEASSQVVWTLPAALRVGGTGGRGATPGATSYFEAAVSLIAGARDRVVLLSPYVEARGMGLLFERLADAMVRGAKLVLVTHEASDLGSVNSHAIEELRRAAERVGGDLAVFSAGGAGLGGDRATHPLLHAKMVIVDERMVLLGSANLTRYGLGTNLEAGTNLEAGTVLGREAAATSAAVVDALLESGLVERAFSTIRDAPSL; from the coding sequence TTGCGACGGGAAGACGCTTCTGAGGAGCCGAGACCAGCTCGCGGCGACGGAACCGGCGCCGTAGACCGACTACTCGAGGCCCTCGCGGCCGACGAGGCCCTTTTGGCGCGATTCGCGGCGCCGCTCTGGGCAAGGGTGGGACGGACCGTGGATTTCGGGAACCTCCAATGGGCGCAAAACCTCCTCGACGACGAGCGGGCCCCGGACTTGGTCCTGCGCACCCTCGTGCGGGAGGGCGCCTTGCCCGGAGAAGAGATGCCCGCGGTACTGGAAGCGGGTCCCCTATCGCGGCTGCTCCTCCGACTGGCAACGGGAGAAGAAGCGGCAACCCCCGCTCGTGAGGAAGCCTCGTCGCAAGTGGTATGGACTCTACCCGCCGCGCTTCGCGTGGGCGGCACCGGCGGTCGCGGCGCCACCCCAGGCGCGACCTCGTACTTCGAGGCGGCTGTTTCGCTCATAGCCGGTGCTCGCGACCGCGTGGTGCTGCTCTCCCCTTACGTGGAGGCGCGCGGAATGGGTCTGCTGTTCGAGCGGCTCGCCGATGCGATGGTCAGGGGAGCGAAGCTCGTCCTCGTGACGCACGAAGCCTCGGACTTGGGTTCGGTCAACAGTCACGCCATCGAGGAACTGCGGCGGGCGGCGGAGCGGGTAGGCGGAGATCTGGCGGTGTTCTCTGCCGGAGGGGCGGGCCTCGGCGGGGACCGTGCTACTCACCCCCTCCTTCATGCGAAGATGGTGATCGTCGACGAGAGAATGGTCCTTCTTGGCTCGGCCAACCTGACCCGGTACGGATTGGGAACGAACCTGGAGGCGGGAACGAACCTGGAGGCGGGAACCGTCCTGGGACGAGAAGCGGCTGCCACATCGGCCGCCGTAGTAGATGCGCTGCTTGAATCGGGCCTCGTCGAACGGGCCTTCTCGACAATCAGAGACGCGCCCTCGTTATAG
- a CDS encoding ArnT family glycosyltransferase, with the protein MLARGYLGPVVNGWPFPRGVDRYEHDVMAGMMMSGGSTESFMLYPPGFHLLAAPISRLSGLEPLALFPFLAPALPLLSALACYALARRLWGWECGVAAALFSGLLLGGTYMHFAEARYPNFVGEYFLIVLALAALVGVYATPSARAGLLLALVGSSAVLYHQIASYALAVILALVSVFFVPYLLARDRRRGVSLLASLALLFLLSVFYAWDTYDLPGLVAGMLGGSETTGRGGEAVAMAMGTKPANGPAHFLATLSHPVLWLGLLGAAILLADFRSDRRRGTPDTLARLTLLAWTALLFVGSLTPYSGFPDRFERDLGVPLSLLAALALVALLRATWASRAGGRSVLAVSVAAAVLAAALVGTQAARSLEEAAGPSARPKDRPAPPEVAAAGRWLEDHNTGGSILATPYLGYVPSRGMLAMGGYTGMQSYDIGRIERARDLPPFGAGPLLDAQWALHHPDGGRTRRIIRENDVRYVVFHKLYPGMPWRAFERREDLYRTAYENASVIVFAPRGPL; encoded by the coding sequence GTGCTCGCGCGCGGCTACCTGGGGCCCGTGGTGAACGGCTGGCCTTTCCCGAGGGGCGTGGACCGCTACGAGCACGACGTGATGGCGGGCATGATGATGAGCGGGGGGAGCACCGAGTCGTTCATGCTCTACCCGCCGGGCTTCCACCTGCTCGCCGCCCCGATCTCGCGCCTGAGCGGGCTCGAGCCGTTGGCGCTCTTCCCGTTCCTCGCCCCCGCGCTGCCGCTCCTGTCCGCGCTGGCGTGCTACGCGTTGGCCAGGCGCCTGTGGGGGTGGGAGTGCGGGGTGGCCGCCGCCCTCTTCTCCGGGCTGCTCCTCGGCGGCACCTACATGCACTTCGCGGAGGCGAGGTACCCGAACTTCGTGGGGGAGTACTTCCTGATCGTCCTGGCGCTGGCCGCCCTCGTCGGGGTCTACGCCACGCCCTCGGCCCGGGCGGGGCTGCTGCTGGCGCTCGTCGGCTCGTCCGCGGTCCTCTACCACCAGATAGCGAGCTACGCCCTCGCCGTCATACTCGCGCTGGTCTCCGTGTTCTTCGTGCCCTACCTGCTCGCCAGAGACCGCCGGCGGGGCGTCTCGCTACTGGCCTCGCTGGCGCTCCTCTTTCTCCTCTCGGTCTTCTACGCCTGGGACACCTACGACCTGCCGGGCCTCGTCGCCGGGATGCTCGGCGGGTCGGAGACGACGGGCAGGGGGGGCGAGGCGGTGGCCATGGCCATGGGCACGAAACCGGCGAACGGCCCCGCCCATTTCCTGGCGACGCTCTCCCACCCCGTCCTCTGGCTCGGGCTGCTCGGCGCGGCGATATTGCTCGCGGACTTCAGGTCCGACCGCCGGCGGGGCACGCCCGACACCCTGGCGCGCCTCACCCTCCTCGCGTGGACCGCGCTCCTGTTCGTCGGCAGCCTCACCCCCTACTCCGGCTTCCCCGACCGCTTCGAGCGCGACCTGGGCGTGCCGCTGTCGCTGCTCGCCGCCCTGGCCCTCGTCGCCCTCCTGCGGGCCACGTGGGCTTCGCGGGCGGGCGGGAGGTCGGTCCTCGCGGTCTCCGTGGCGGCGGCGGTCCTCGCGGCGGCCCTCGTGGGCACCCAGGCGGCGCGGAGCCTCGAGGAGGCCGCAGGACCGAGCGCAAGGCCCAAGGACAGGCCCGCCCCGCCCGAGGTCGCCGCCGCGGGGAGGTGGCTCGAGGACCACAACACCGGCGGCAGCATCCTCGCTACACCGTATCTTGGGTACGTCCCGAGCCGCGGCATGCTCGCCATGGGCGGCTACACCGGTATGCAGTCCTACGACATCGGCCGCATCGAGCGCGCCAGGGACCTGCCGCCCTTCGGGGCCGGCCCCCTGCTGGACGCGCAGTGGGCGCTCCACCACCCCGACGGCGGGCGCACCCGGCGCATCATCCGGGAGAACGACGTCCGCTACGTCGTCTTCCACAAGCTCTACCCCGGCATGCCGTGGCGGGCCTTCGAGAGGAGGGAGGACCTGTACCGGACGGCCTACGAGAACGCGAGCGTGATCGTGTTCGCCCCACGCGGGCCGCTATGA
- a CDS encoding RES family NAD+ phosphorylase: MPLDDELPIRPVGGPWQRFHGAGFGSVYFGRKKKYRFDDPNGEYGVLYAGADEYGAFVETFLRNPELRLVDRTEIRARRLAELEIARRMRLVDLTGPGLQQAGIDPERVTGDYSLSQPLSREIYEHPATPDGILYRVKYDPSRIGVALFERRRTKNAVVPEDRGCLLDPHNDQLLADLLQEYHKYI, translated from the coding sequence TTGCCGCTCGACGACGAGCTGCCGATCCGCCCCGTCGGCGGTCCCTGGCAGCGGTTCCACGGGGCCGGGTTCGGCTCCGTGTACTTCGGCCGCAAGAAGAAGTACCGTTTCGACGACCCGAACGGCGAGTACGGCGTGCTCTACGCGGGCGCCGACGAGTACGGCGCCTTCGTCGAGACCTTCCTGCGCAACCCGGAACTCAGGCTCGTGGACCGCACAGAGATCAGGGCGCGCAGGCTCGCGGAGCTCGAGATCGCCCGGCGCATGCGGCTCGTGGACCTCACGGGCCCGGGGTTGCAGCAGGCCGGCATAGACCCCGAGAGGGTAACCGGGGACTACTCCCTCTCGCAGCCGCTCTCGCGCGAGATCTACGAGCACCCGGCGACGCCGGACGGGATCCTCTACCGCGTGAAGTACGATCCGAGCCGGATCGGGGTCGCGCTGTTCGAGCGGCGTCGTACGAAGAACGCGGTCGTGCCCGAAGACCGCGGCTGCCTCCTCGATCCCCACAACGACCAACTGCTGGCAGACCTGCTCCAGGAGTACCACAAGTACATCTGA
- a CDS encoding helix-turn-helix domain-containing protein — translation MRPVPEARPTSAADGRAALFVWHGRALYVGGVPVASAPHRHHAAQAGVSLGSQFGVRPGEDEPYEAWAGFVAAPGAAHQIDARGAPGVFVWADPEHLAAGTFPAGGAPLRPVGEEQLRALLPGLRSAGAGPLDCAGAEGLFWSVVRASFATGGAPGRRPDPPDGRIRDAIARMHEGDLLRAERPIGRLAARVYLSEGRFRHLFRDQTGMSIGRYLLWERLLAAIDGAAKGAPLSEAAHGAGFADSAHLSREFRATFGLAPSEVFKNSRLVQVVPCPAR, via the coding sequence ATGCGCCCCGTCCCGGAAGCCCGCCCGACCTCGGCCGCTGACGGACGCGCCGCGCTCTTCGTCTGGCACGGGCGGGCCCTCTACGTCGGGGGCGTCCCCGTCGCTTCCGCGCCCCACCGCCACCACGCGGCGCAGGCGGGCGTCAGCCTCGGATCACAGTTCGGGGTCCGCCCGGGCGAGGACGAGCCCTACGAGGCGTGGGCCGGCTTCGTCGCCGCGCCCGGCGCGGCCCACCAGATCGACGCCCGGGGGGCGCCGGGGGTCTTTGTCTGGGCTGACCCCGAGCACCTCGCCGCCGGCACCTTTCCTGCGGGCGGCGCCCCGCTTCGGCCCGTGGGCGAGGAGCAACTCCGGGCGTTGCTGCCCGGGCTGAGGTCGGCCGGCGCGGGGCCGCTCGACTGCGCGGGGGCGGAGGGCCTCTTCTGGTCCGTGGTGCGCGCCAGCTTCGCTACCGGCGGGGCCCCCGGGCGCAGGCCGGATCCTCCGGACGGGCGCATCCGGGATGCCATCGCGCGCATGCACGAAGGGGACCTCCTGCGCGCGGAGCGCCCCATCGGGCGGCTCGCCGCCCGGGTCTACCTCTCCGAGGGCCGCTTCAGGCACCTCTTCCGGGATCAGACGGGCATGTCGATAGGGCGCTACCTGCTCTGGGAGCGGCTGCTCGCCGCCATCGACGGGGCGGCGAAGGGCGCCCCACTCTCGGAGGCGGCCCACGGGGCGGGTTTCGCGGACTCGGCGCACCTGAGCCGGGAGTTTCGCGCCACCTTTGGCCTCGCGCCCTCCGAGGTCTTCAAAAACAGCCGCCTCGTTCAAGTCGTGCCGTGCCCCGCCCGGTAG